In Flavobacterium cerinum, one genomic interval encodes:
- a CDS encoding IS3 family transposase (programmed frameshift), translated as MKDKTNTAIKRSQKDYNMAFKLAIISRVEQGEMTYKQAQSVYGIQGRSTVLVWLRKYGNLDWSKPNLLFMSKSKETPAQIIKRLEKELADEKLRNKILNTMIDISDSQYGTQIRKKFFSQTIFRLREGAGISLSKSCRLFGMSRQAIYQEQKRILNRESELHKVKHLVLSLRLEMPRIGTRKLYYLLSKQFDQHGVKIGRDALFDYLRRERLLVKPMKSYIKTTYSKHWLHKYENLLQECEINRPEQVYVSDITYIKSYQKTHYLSLVTDAYSRKIMGYKLSDDMSSENVVQALKMAVKNRKSTLPLIHHSDRGLQYCSKIYQEVLAKNNIIPSMTDGYDCYQNALAERINGILKNEFLIYKCKDGATLEKLVKTAIETYNTKRPHLSLKMKTPNFIHEKTSQVSLTG; from the exons ATGAAAGACAAAACCAATACAGCTATTAAACGTAGTCAAAAGGATTACAACATGGCTTTTAAATTAGCCATAATTTCGCGAGTTGAGCAAGGTGAAATGACCTACAAACAGGCTCAATCTGTTTATGGCATCCAGGGAAGAAGTACAGTTTTGGTTTGGCTGCGAAAATATGGTAACTTAGATTGGAGTAAACCAAATCTGTTATTTATGTCTAAATCTAAAGAAACTCCGGCTCAGATTATTAAGCGACTAGAGAAAGAACTGGCCGATGAGAAACTTCGAAATAAGATTCTCAATACGATGATCGACATTTCCGATAGTCAGTACGGGACTCAGATCCGAAAAAAGT TTTTCTCCCAAACCATCTTCCGACTCCGGGAAGGAGCAGGAATAAGTTTGTCCAAAAGTTGTCGATTGTTTGGGATGAGTAGGCAAGCTATATATCAGGAACAAAAAAGAATCCTCAATCGTGAATCTGAGCTACACAAAGTAAAGCATCTGGTTCTTTCTTTGCGATTGGAAATGCCACGTATAGGGACACGTAAACTATATTACCTACTTTCAAAGCAATTTGATCAACATGGCGTAAAGATAGGTCGTGATGCTTTATTTGATTATCTAAGAAGAGAGAGGTTACTAGTTAAACCAATGAAGAGCTATATTAAAACTACCTATTCTAAACATTGGCTACACAAGTACGAAAATCTTTTGCAAGAGTGTGAGATTAACCGTCCCGAACAGGTATACGTTAGTGATATTACTTATATCAAATCATATCAGAAAACGCATTATCTATCGTTAGTTACGGATGCTTATAGCAGAAAAATAATGGGTTATAAACTGAGTGATGATATGAGTTCTGAAAATGTAGTACAAGCATTAAAAATGGCAGTTAAGAATAGAAAATCAACATTACCGCTTATACATCACTCCGATAGAGGTTTACAATATTGTTCTAAAATTTACCAGGAAGTATTAGCAAAAAACAATATTATACCTTCTATGACCGATGGATATGATTGTTATCAAAATGCGTTAGCTGAAAGAATAAACGGAATTTTAAAAAACGAATTTTTGATTTACAAATGTAAAGATGGCGCAACATTAGAAAAACTTGTAAAAACGGCAATAGAAACTTATAATACTAAAAGACCTCATTTGAGTTTAAAAATGAAAACGCCTAACTTTATACATGAAAAAACCAGCCAGGTAAGCCTGACTGGTTAA
- a CDS encoding IS4 family transposase produces MNVSEVLNYIPKEELSRLSLEYNIDYQVKKLDGQTMFQLLLFSMLNVRHNSLRVMEHFYHSLAFKSIANQSFDGVKYNSLRDRLVTINPDYFEAIFKKCLEQFQDKYLQKKHNIISFDSTLVSISSKLLKEGMRINKQGDKRFVKFSMAFSNVPVHSKIFTEQGFVSEDFALKELINECVLSKENILVFDRGLQSRSSFEEFNENGFIFVTRLNNYTRFEVINEFEVKEQETEKLTINRDIEVRLYDKSNKKTQSFLRLIIATEKQSKEVFYFLSNSDSLTAKEIVAIYKQRWEIEVFFKFIKQHLNFNHLISRDINGIRVMMYMTLITAILLTVYKKLNELKGYKIPKLKFANELEVLIIKDIVLKCGGDPNKMQNLFGTS; encoded by the coding sequence ATGAATGTTTCAGAAGTGCTGAATTATATTCCAAAAGAAGAATTGTCAAGATTATCATTGGAATACAATATTGATTATCAAGTTAAAAAATTAGATGGGCAAACCATGTTTCAATTACTCTTGTTTTCAATGCTTAATGTGAGGCATAACAGTTTAAGGGTAATGGAACATTTTTACCATTCTTTAGCCTTCAAAAGTATTGCCAATCAAAGTTTTGACGGCGTTAAGTATAATTCACTAAGAGATCGATTGGTTACAATTAATCCCGATTATTTTGAAGCTATCTTTAAAAAATGTCTGGAACAATTTCAAGACAAATATTTACAGAAAAAACATAACATTATTTCGTTCGATTCGACTCTTGTAAGTATTTCTTCAAAGCTTTTAAAAGAAGGTATGCGAATTAATAAGCAAGGAGATAAAAGGTTCGTAAAATTTAGCATGGCATTTTCAAATGTACCTGTTCACTCGAAAATATTTACTGAACAGGGTTTTGTGTCAGAAGATTTTGCATTAAAGGAGCTAATAAATGAATGCGTGTTAAGCAAAGAAAATATTCTGGTTTTTGACAGAGGTCTTCAGTCTAGATCTAGTTTTGAGGAGTTTAATGAAAATGGTTTTATTTTCGTGACCAGGCTCAATAATTATACGCGTTTTGAAGTGATTAATGAATTTGAAGTCAAGGAGCAAGAAACGGAAAAATTGACTATAAACAGAGATATAGAGGTAAGACTTTATGACAAGAGTAATAAAAAAACACAATCCTTCTTACGCTTGATAATAGCTACTGAAAAGCAAAGCAAAGAAGTGTTTTACTTCTTGAGTAATAGTGATAGTTTAACCGCTAAAGAAATAGTTGCTATTTATAAACAACGATGGGAAATAGAAGTATTTTTCAAATTTATCAAACAGCATCTTAATTTTAACCATCTAATATCGAGAGATATAAATGGAATTAGAGTTATGATGTATATGACCTTGATTACGGCAATTCTTCTTACTGTTTATAAAAAACTTAATGAGTTAAAAGGCTATAAAATTCCAAAATTAAAATTTGCGAATGAACTTGAAGTGTTGATAATTAAGGATATAGTGTTGAAGTGTGGCGGAGATCCAAACAAAATGCAGAATCTTTTTGGTACAAGTTAA
- a CDS encoding RecQ family ATP-dependent DNA helicase, whose protein sequence is MLIDEQNNTRLITFIDTEIEPNKGKILDIGAIKQNGSQFHKASLGDFVQFLKGDDYVCGHNILNHDIKYIGKTIYDAGVNPQNIIDTLHLSPLLFPTKPYHALLKDDKLQTEDTNNPLNDSIKARDLFNSEVAAFWQIDETFKEIFFLLLNSTKEFGAFFKFINYRSISTDTETLVRLKFRNEICEDANLTQIIAEHPIELAYCLALVNSFITHKTVHSITPPWVLKNFPEVERIMRLLRSKPCITGCNYCNNALDIHKGLKRFFGFDSYRTYGGEPLQEKAVKAAVNNKSVLAVFPTGGGKSITFQVPALMRAESSKGLTIVISPLQSLMKDQVDNLEKNGITEAVTINGLLDPIERAKSFERIEDGSASILYISPESLRSRTIEKLILGRKVARFVIDEAHCFSSWGQDFRVDYLYIGDFIKLIQEKKKLEDGIPVSCFTATAKQKVIEDIRDYFSEKLSLDLEVFTSKASRTNLQYKVFEKQNEEEKYLTARDLIEEKNCPTIIYVSRTRKAYLLAERLANDGFSAKPYHGKMDKQEKTENQNAFLNGETQIMVATSAFGMGVDKKDVGLVIHYEISDSLENYVQEAGRAGRDENISADCFVLFNAEDLSKHFILLNQTKLSIKEIQQVWKAIKDITRFRSKVSNSALEIARKAGWDDNVVEIETRVTTAIAALEDAGYLKRGQNMPRVFANSILSKNAQEAIDKINTSEKFEEKQKEQGVRIIKKLFSSKSRKQTNNETTESRVDYISDHLGIVKEEVINVINLLREENILADAKDLTAFIKKVDNKNRSLSIVKTYSKIENFLLPVFREEESIFHLKELNEEAEKNGCDGVNINKLKTVINFWSIKNWIKRKNLEHSKNYIAVHCLQSKEQLKDKLEKRHELAKFIVDFFYDKTITEALKDQKDKDDILVEFSVHELKAAYDNSFSLFKKEIGIDDIEDTLFYLSRIEAIKIEGGFLVVYNRLTIERTEQNNKKQYTKDDYQKLSQFYESKVQQIHIVGEYAQRMITDYRNALQFVEDYFQLNYSSFLNKYFKGSRQNEIKRNITPAKFRQLFGELSPTQLKIINDNETQHIVVAAGPGSGKTKVLVHKLASLLLMEDVKHEQLLMLTFSRAAATEFKKRLLKLIGNAANFIEIKTFHSYCFDLLGKVGTLEKSTDILNTTVERIKNGDVEASKITKTVLVIDEAQDMNADEFALINALMEQNEEMRVIAVGDDDQNIYEFRGASSKYLEQFIYDNKAVKHELVENYRSKSNLVTFSNQFVRQIQHRLKETSVIANQTDNGKIKIVRYQSNNLITPLVIDVANADLFGTTCVLTKTNEEAIKVAGLLLKNSIKAKLIQSNDGFSLYNLVEVRFLLDKVDLGADIYTISDEVWDNAKRELQSTFRNSNKIEICLNIIKDFETTNPYKKYKSDLEVLIRESKLEDFYNENGETIFVSTIHKAKGKEFDSVFLLLDNFNIATDEAKRQLYVAMTRAKQNLNIHLNASYLNHLVSENLQQIDDFETYTTPDKIAVHATLKDIWLDYFINKQDLVSQLTCGESLRVKGDECLNSNGQSVLKFSKLLIKKIEEMESKHYKLRSANVNFILYWLKEGTSQEIKIILPELYFEAIEYK, encoded by the coding sequence ATGCTAATAGATGAACAAAATAATACACGTTTAATTACATTTATTGACACCGAAATTGAACCAAACAAAGGTAAAATACTTGATATCGGTGCAATTAAACAAAACGGTAGTCAATTCCATAAAGCATCTTTAGGGGATTTTGTCCAGTTCCTCAAAGGCGATGATTATGTGTGCGGGCATAACATATTAAATCACGATATAAAATATATAGGTAAAACAATTTACGATGCCGGTGTTAACCCTCAAAACATAATTGATACGCTGCACCTATCTCCCTTACTATTTCCGACAAAACCCTACCATGCGTTATTGAAGGATGACAAACTTCAAACGGAAGACACAAACAACCCGTTAAACGATTCCATTAAGGCACGGGATTTATTCAATAGTGAGGTTGCCGCTTTTTGGCAAATTGATGAAACGTTTAAAGAAATCTTCTTCCTTCTCTTAAATTCCACAAAGGAATTTGGTGCATTTTTTAAATTTATAAATTACAGGAGTATAAGTACTGATACAGAAACTCTGGTTAGATTAAAGTTTCGTAACGAAATTTGTGAAGATGCAAATCTGACCCAAATAATAGCTGAACATCCTATTGAACTGGCGTATTGCCTGGCATTGGTCAATTCATTTATAACCCATAAAACGGTTCACTCCATTACACCACCTTGGGTTTTAAAGAACTTCCCTGAGGTAGAACGCATAATGCGATTGTTACGGAGTAAACCTTGCATAACCGGTTGTAATTACTGTAATAACGCCCTTGACATCCATAAAGGATTGAAAAGATTCTTTGGTTTTGATTCATATCGGACTTACGGCGGTGAGCCGCTCCAGGAAAAAGCCGTTAAGGCAGCTGTGAATAACAAGTCGGTACTGGCTGTTTTTCCAACAGGTGGCGGAAAATCGATTACATTCCAGGTTCCAGCACTTATGAGGGCTGAAAGTTCAAAAGGATTGACTATTGTAATTTCTCCGCTTCAATCTCTAATGAAAGATCAGGTTGACAACCTCGAAAAGAATGGCATAACTGAAGCTGTTACCATTAACGGATTATTAGATCCTATTGAAAGAGCCAAGTCGTTTGAAAGGATTGAAGATGGTTCTGCTTCTATTTTATACATTTCTCCTGAATCACTGCGGTCAAGAACTATCGAAAAGCTAATTTTAGGAAGGAAAGTTGCCCGTTTTGTAATTGATGAAGCGCACTGTTTTTCCTCATGGGGACAAGATTTCAGGGTAGACTATCTATACATTGGCGATTTTATAAAATTAATTCAGGAAAAGAAAAAACTTGAGGATGGTATACCGGTATCGTGCTTTACAGCAACAGCCAAACAGAAGGTAATTGAAGACATACGGGATTATTTTAGCGAAAAATTATCATTGGATCTTGAAGTTTTCACTTCAAAAGCGTCAAGGACTAACCTTCAGTACAAGGTGTTTGAAAAGCAAAATGAAGAAGAAAAATATTTGACCGCACGAGATTTAATCGAAGAAAAAAACTGCCCTACTATTATTTACGTATCCAGAACTCGAAAAGCTTATCTGCTAGCTGAAAGGTTAGCAAATGATGGTTTTAGTGCAAAGCCCTACCATGGTAAAATGGATAAGCAGGAAAAGACCGAAAACCAGAATGCCTTTTTAAATGGTGAAACGCAAATTATGGTGGCGACTTCTGCCTTTGGTATGGGGGTAGACAAAAAAGATGTGGGTTTAGTCATTCATTACGAAATCTCAGATTCACTTGAAAACTATGTTCAGGAAGCAGGGCGTGCAGGCAGAGATGAAAATATTTCAGCTGATTGTTTTGTGCTTTTTAATGCAGAAGACCTCAGTAAACACTTTATCCTGCTAAATCAAACCAAACTTTCCATAAAAGAAATCCAGCAGGTGTGGAAAGCGATAAAAGATATCACTAGATTCCGCTCTAAAGTATCCAATTCAGCATTGGAAATTGCCCGAAAAGCAGGTTGGGATGATAATGTGGTAGAAATAGAAACACGTGTAACTACTGCCATTGCTGCTCTTGAAGATGCCGGATATCTTAAACGTGGGCAGAATATGCCGCGGGTATTTGCTAACAGTATTTTATCTAAAAATGCCCAGGAAGCTATTGATAAGATAAATACTTCAGAAAAATTTGAAGAAAAGCAAAAAGAGCAAGGCGTACGTATTATAAAGAAACTCTTTTCAAGTAAAAGTAGAAAGCAGACCAATAACGAAACTACCGAATCAAGGGTAGACTATATTAGTGATCATTTGGGTATTGTAAAAGAAGAGGTCATTAATGTAATCAACCTGTTACGTGAGGAGAATATTTTGGCAGATGCCAAGGATCTGACCGCATTTATAAAGAAAGTAGACAATAAAAACCGCTCCCTTTCCATTGTAAAGACATACAGTAAAATTGAAAACTTTTTACTTCCGGTTTTTAGAGAAGAAGAAAGTATCTTTCATTTGAAAGAATTGAACGAGGAGGCTGAAAAAAATGGATGTGATGGTGTAAATATCAATAAGCTGAAAACAGTAATTAACTTTTGGTCTATTAAAAACTGGATTAAAAGAAAAAATTTAGAACATTCTAAAAATTACATTGCTGTACACTGCCTTCAAAGTAAAGAACAACTAAAAGATAAGCTTGAAAAACGGCATGAACTTGCAAAATTTATCGTTGATTTTTTTTATGATAAAACCATCACTGAAGCCCTAAAAGATCAGAAAGATAAAGATGACATTTTGGTGGAGTTTTCAGTACATGAGCTAAAGGCTGCTTATGATAATAGTTTCAGCCTTTTCAAAAAAGAAATAGGCATTGATGATATCGAAGATACGCTTTTCTATCTTTCACGAATTGAAGCAATAAAGATCGAGGGTGGTTTTCTTGTCGTGTATAATCGCTTAACTATTGAGCGAACCGAACAAAATAATAAAAAGCAGTACACTAAAGACGATTATCAAAAGCTTAGTCAGTTTTACGAAAGTAAAGTCCAGCAAATTCACATCGTGGGAGAATATGCCCAAAGAATGATTACCGATTACAGAAATGCACTTCAGTTTGTGGAAGATTATTTCCAACTCAATTATAGTTCTTTCTTAAACAAGTATTTTAAAGGAAGTAGGCAAAATGAAATTAAGCGGAATATTACCCCTGCAAAATTCAGGCAACTATTCGGTGAACTATCCCCTACACAGTTGAAAATTATTAACGATAATGAAACACAGCATATAGTTGTTGCTGCTGGTCCAGGCAGTGGAAAAACAAAGGTATTGGTGCATAAACTGGCTTCGCTTCTGTTGATGGAGGATGTTAAGCATGAGCAGCTATTAATGCTGACATTTTCTAGGGCTGCTGCTACCGAATTTAAAAAGCGTTTATTAAAGCTGATTGGCAATGCCGCAAACTTTATTGAGATTAAAACATTCCATTCTTATTGTTTTGATCTTTTGGGTAAGGTAGGTACTTTAGAAAAATCGACGGATATTTTAAACACTACTGTTGAAAGAATTAAAAATGGCGATGTTGAGGCCAGTAAAATCACAAAGACCGTTTTAGTGATTGACGAAGCCCAGGATATGAATGCAGACGAATTCGCTCTTATTAACGCATTAATGGAGCAGAATGAAGAAATGAGGGTTATTGCTGTGGGAGATGATGACCAAAATATTTATGAATTTAGGGGTGCGAGTTCTAAATATCTTGAACAGTTCATTTATGACAACAAGGCTGTAAAACATGAATTGGTTGAAAATTATCGTAGTAAAAGTAATCTAGTTACATTCTCAAATCAATTTGTACGACAAATTCAACACCGATTAAAAGAAACATCGGTTATTGCTAATCAAACTGATAATGGAAAAATCAAGATTGTTAGATATCAAAGCAACAATCTGATTACGCCTCTTGTAATCGATGTGGCTAACGCAGATCTTTTCGGAACTACGTGTGTACTCACAAAAACAAACGAGGAGGCTATCAAAGTTGCCGGACTGCTTTTAAAGAATAGCATTAAGGCAAAACTGATACAATCTAATGACGGTTTTAGTTTATACAATCTTGTTGAAGTCCGATTTTTACTGGATAAAGTAGATTTGGGAGCTGATATTTACACAATCAGTGATGAGGTTTGGGACAATGCTAAACGAGAACTACAGAGCACCTTCCGTAACAGCAATAAAATAGAGATCTGCCTGAACATCATCAAAGATTTTGAAACCACTAATCCTTACAAAAAGTACAAATCTGATTTAGAAGTTTTGATCCGGGAATCTAAACTGGAGGATTTTTATAATGAAAATGGTGAAACAATTTTTGTATCAACCATCCATAAAGCTAAGGGTAAAGAGTTTGATAGTGTATTCCTTTTACTTGATAATTTTAATATAGCTACAGATGAAGCTAAGCGACAATTGTATGTAGCAATGACAAGGGCAAAACAGAATCTAAATATACACCTAAATGCTAGCTATCTCAATCATTTGGTTTCGGAAAATCTTCAACAAATAGACGATTTTGAAACTTACACCACACCTGATAAAATTGCCGTGCATGCAACCCTGAAAGATATCTGGTTAGACTATTTCATCAATAAACAGGATTTAGTCTCTCAATTAACGTGTGGAGAATCGTTACGGGTTAAGGGGGATGAATGCTTAAACTCAAATGGGCAATCTGTATTAAAATTTTCAAAGTTACTCATTAAGAAAATTGAGGAAATGGAATCAAAACACTATAAATTGAGAAGTGCAAATGTGAATTTCATATTATACTGGCTTAAGGAAGGAACTTCGCAGGAAATCAAAATAATTTTACCTGAGCTTTATTTTGAAGCTATTGAGTATAAGTAA